The following is a genomic window from Pan paniscus chromosome 6, NHGRI_mPanPan1-v2.0_pri, whole genome shotgun sequence.
TGCAGTCAGTCCCCTAGGAAACGGGACTGGGGAGTGATCATTTCAATGAGAGATAAATCAAACTGATGCTAAACGTGAACAATGAGACCATTAGAGATTGTGAGAAAGAGGCATCATCATCCACTCAACAATAGACCTGTGGGACCTCTTGATAGCCTGAGGATGTTTAATTTCAGGTGCAGGTATCCAGAATGTAGCAGCTAGACTGATCAAGGATGTGTGATGACAGCAAGCAGTAGTGGAAGAGCCCAGGAGCGTTCCTAAGCCTGAATTGCAATCCTGTGCTGCCATAAAATGGGAAGATATACTTGGTCCAGTCATCTGACAGCTTTGGTCATCAATTTCTCTATCTCATATGTGACTCTATTGCTTTTAGAATCCCTTTAGCTTTAAATATCTATGAATCTGCTGAAGCAGCTGTGCTTTGATTGATGTGGAACTCTGAACTCCCTTAAATACAAAGACCAATTATTTAGCTGAGCTTTGTTGGATTCAGTGCATTCTGAATACATGTCAAAATATACTTGGATTTGTAAAAAATATTCCTTcctgtttttcaccatagataGATGTACAAAAATGTCCGTGTTCACACTGTGGAAAGGACATTTCTCATAAACTCACACAGAGATACCTTTCAAGTCAATGCCTTAGAAAGCAATGAGAGATTTAAAGGAGACCTAGAGATATGAATGGAGTAGGCAGAGAAGGTACGTGAGGAGAATGATGTAACTTCCTAGGGAAAAAGTATGAAGCACAAGGCTGGACATAGACCTGGGAATCAGGAAATTAGAGTTCTAATTGCAGCTTTTCCATTGATTCACTTGGGATCTTGAGAATGTCTGTCTCGTTTTAAtcattctgggcctcagtttccatatctgtcAATTAGAGTAAGAGTCCCTGGCTGGGTGCCCAGGATTGTGAGAACATACCGTTCAGAGCCATAAAAATGCAATCAGTACCAATAATGTACTAGTACCAGTACCTAGGATGCAAAACATCCTAGATACTAGATGTCCTAACTTAAAGTGGAAACATTAACAAGAGTAATTCTTTGAATCATCAAACTGGGAATATTTTAGGAAGCATATCTATCTGGGTGAAAATTAAGCAAATAAGACAATTGTAAAGGCTTGTGGTCTCAGGAATACAAAGGCAAAAATGCGCAGACTTGAAATATGACAAGTTCTAGTTTTGTCACTTAGcatctctgtgaccttggataatTTCTTAACCCCCGGCagtattctcatctgtaaaatgggaataatgacatGCACTTCAGTGGGTTGTGGTGAAGATTATTACAAATAGAAATTAGCTCTTTTGAGCCACTGGTGGGGTTTAAATTCCCAGCCCTTATGTGCTTTGCAGCTGTTAGTTCCTCTTATTACAATTGTCTATTTAAAAACCTAGTCACAGCCcggtgcagtagctcacgtctgtaatcccaacactttgggaggccaaggcaggagaattgcttgagctcaggtgttcgatatcagcctaggcaacatagtgagaccctctcatctctacaaaaagcaaaaaattagccagtgatgcatggctgtagtcccagctattctgagggctgaagttggaggattgcttgagcccaggaggtcaaggttgcagtgggcagtgATCATGCcgctacactctagcctggatgacagagcaagaacctgtctccaaaaaaagaaaggaaggaaggaaggaaggaaggaaggaaggaaggaaggaaggaaaagaaaaaaagaaagaaagaaagaaagaaaaaaagagaaagacagaaagaagggagggagggaggggagagaaagaaaaaggaaggaaggaaggaagagagagagagagagagagagaaagacctaGTCACCAAAagcaagagatttttaaaatgctactaTTTTTTGGGCATTTACTAATCATATTGCTATGTTCTGCACCCATGCtaagtaatttaaataaattatctcatGTATTCCTCTAAAACTAATTACTGCTGTGTAAATGGAAGTAGAAAGAAACTAAGCTTTATTTCTGCCTCTATTGTTTCTTTAACCTGCCTTGCTTCCTTTTTCAGTTGCACCTAATTGGCTgtacttttagttttcttttaaactgCCTTAAATTTTAAAGACTAAAGCAGCAATAACTaactgaatatatttatataacatgttATTTTTGTCATGTTGCTTTCCACCCCTGGAGACCTGCTCTAAATTCACTTGGACGTTTGAAGATAAATCATGCTCACtagcagtttctgaaaatgcagTTTCACTGAAAATACAGGCATCCAGAAATTTAGTAAGCAACTTAAAAGAAAGTATAAGAATCTCCTATGTattcattgaaaaataatttgaatttatgcttagaaaaatagaattattattaAGAAATCTTACACACTCATgtttgtaaatatcttcactaaGGACCAATTGTATATATGGTGTAACACTGTCCTCAAAGAACATGCCGGGAGAATTGTTGCAGTTACCAGAGGGTTAAATTTGGCAAACCCTTTTTTATTAACGTGCCTTTTAATTATGAAATAGCATACTCACCTtagataaaatttgaaaaccattTTTGTAAAGTGGTGCAATATTGAAGAAAGTTGATAACTTTCAGACCAGATTTAAGCCTCAAATCTACCTCTCTTTTACCTGGACAACTCATTAGCATTTCTGAACCTCACATTTTTTCTATAAAGTGAGAATACTATATTATAGAGTTGTTGTCAGTTAAATGAGAACAGTGTCTGATCATAACTAGTCAACAAATGTTCACAACTCTTCCCCTCCTAGGAAAATAATCTCAAGGCAGACCTGCTTCGGGTCTGCTCTGTAAAGAGGTAGGAATCCTCTGCTCCCAGTAAATTGCTTCCTAACCTTCTTTGGTAATagactattttttaataaaggtgATGGATCATTTCCCATTATACACTCAAAATGTGTGTACCCATTTCAGGGCAGTCATGGATGACCATTGCCCATCTTTTGACCCCAGATTAAGAACACCTGCTGTAGTATTTTAATTCTGCCTTCAAATCCTCTTACAAAACAAAgacatctttaaaaaacaaaattctttagGTGTCTTGCAGTTGAATGCAGGAAAACCAGAGCCCCTTATTTTTGATAGTTTTGGGAAGAATGCAGTGTCAGAACACAAACCCATAATAGACAATTAAATAATTTGCACAGAAACTTCATAAAAGTATTGACCTGATTTGCCATGTATTTGCCACCTTTTAAAACACACAACTAAATGTTTACCCTGTGTCTAGATCCAAACAGGTGAAGAAAAAATGAGTGACAATACATCTACTTAAGCTCACTTACATAATTGTGGCCATACCGTTTTTTTTCACATTACATTATTAGAACATTGGACAATAAGTCAAGAAACAGAATGTtctacaaaataaactttaaaaattggtaAGCATCATGTGCTTTTTCcagaagacattttattttgttgaatcAAAGGTGGCTCTTTGGCACTGAGTAGCTCCGTGGAGTCATGGCAGTCCTCATTCCCTAATCCTGAGCCTGCCTGAGTCGCTGCTGGCAGTCATCCACTTGTTGGGATTTCAAACTGCATTAAATCCCCTCCTATAGCTGTCACTGCCAAGCAGTTGCACTGGCTCTGTCCTACCTTTCTgttggtaattctgtttttaatcctATGCTTCAGTGTAGTTTATATAAATCTTTACAGAGGGATAAAACTTCCTGTAATTAATTATTTGGGTGAATGTGTACCTGGGAGAGCTATTGGGAAAGGGGCCAAATTTGCATTCCAGCTCCTTTCATCCCCACCCTTGAGCTAACCAAGTCCTGTGGATTCTTCCCTTAGCATCTCTGgaaccttcttttcttttcttttttttatgaccACCTTTCCAGTCCTGGCCCTTCAAAGTTGAGTGACAGCAACAGTCTCCCTGCCTTGagtctctttcctccttctcccagTGTGCATACGGTTGTCAAACTCATCTTGATAAACTACTGCATCGATTGTGGCTACACTCCCCTGCTCACACATCTTCCATAGACCCCACTGTCTGTAAAATAATATTCAGTCTGGCCTCAACCTGTCTTTCCAGCCTCGATGACACAGGTCTATTCTGCCTGAGACACTCACTATGACACCCTTGCTTGTTCCTGGGGCTTTGACACATTTCCAACGTCCCTCTGTTCTTCCTCTCCAAATCAGCCAATTGCCCAAGCCCTGCTCAAATCTCCCACCTCATGAAGCCTTCTTGATGCCTCCCAGCACACCATGATCTAATTTCCTGAAGTAATTATGCTAATTGGGCATTTGAAGAATTGTTAACCGATTGTCAACTAACTGCCCCTTAACATTGCATGTGTAGTTGTCTTCAAAGGCAGTTAAATTATGTCATGTTCCTTACATTGTACTGAGTGCCTCGTATCCTTATCCATGTTTGGGGGTTTTACTTTAAGTCAAGAAATTTAATCACATCCATTTGGTTTTCTCTAGAGCTGTAGTTCTCAACCTTTTGTGTGGTAGAGAAACACCTAGagaacatgtttaaaaatatcctGGGTTCCACCCTTGAGAGATAATAAGGTCCAAGGGGAACCCAAATATCTGTGTTTCAGGTCAGCTTATTGGCTCATCCTATTATACCAACTCctcagaaggccaaggtgggtggattccttgatctcaggcattcaagaccagcctgggcaatatagtgagactccatctcttaaaaaaaaaaaaaaaaggattagccgagtgtggtggcatgaacctgtggtcccagctacttaagaggctgaggcagacagattgcttgagcctgggaagtcgaagctgcagtgagccatgatcatgccactgcactccagcctgggcgacagagcaagaccctgtctcaaaaaaataaaaatgaaaaaaatctgtgttccCAAGttccaagtgatgctgatgctgctggttgcCTTTAAGCATCTCACAAAGAACGAACTCATAAATGCTAATACAGTATATGTCTATGGATACTGaatagtgggttttttttctcttttcttctattctgtgctCATGTTGTGTCACTTCTTCCTTTTAGATTGACTTTGAAGATGTGATTGCAGAACCAGAAGGGACACACAGTTTTGACGGCATTTGGAAGGCCAGCTTCACCACCTTCACTGTGACGAAATACTGGTTTTACCGCTTGCTGTCTGCCCTCTTTGGCATCCCGATGGCACTCATCTGGGGCATTTACTTCGCCATTCTCTCTTTCCTGCACATCTGGGCAGTTGTACCATGCATTAAGAGCTTCCTGATTGAGATTCAGTGCATCAGCCGTGTCTATTCCATCTACGTCCACACCGTCTGTGACCCACTCTTTGAAGCTGTTGGGAAAATATTCAGCAATGTCCGCATCAACTtgcagaaagaaatataaatgacatTTCAAGGATAGAAGTatacctgattttttttccttttaattttcctgGTGCCAATTTCAAGTTCCAAGTTGCTAATACAGCAACAATTTATGAATTGAATTATCttggttgaaaataaaaagatcactTTCTCAGTTTTCATAAGTAAAAGATCACTTTCTCAGTTTTCATAAGTATTATGTCTCTTCTGAGCTATTTCATCTATTTTTGGCagtctgaatttttaaaacccatttaaatttttttccttaccTTTTTATTTGCATGTGGATCAACCATCGCTTTATTGGCTGAGATATGAACATATTGTTGAAAGGTAATTTGAGAGAAATATGAAGaactgaggaggaaaaaaaaaaaaaagaaaagaaccagcAACCTCAACTGCCTACTCCAAAATGTTGGTCATTTTATGTTAAGGGAAGAATTCCAGGGTATGGCCATGGAGTGTACAAGTATGTGGGCAGATTTTCAGCAAACTCTTTTCCCACTGTTTAAGGAGTTAGTGGATTACTGCCGTTCACTTCATAATCCAGTAGGATCCAGTGATCCTTACAAGTTAGAAAACATAATCTTCTGCCTTCTCATGATCCAACTAATGCCTTACTCTTCTTGAAATTTTAACCTATGATATTTTCTGTGCCTGAATATTTGTTATGTAGATAACAAGACCTCAGTGCCTTcctgtttttcacattttccttttcaaatagGGTCTATCTCAGCAACTCGCTTTAGGTCAGCAGCCTCCCTGAAGACCAAAATTAGAATATCCATGACCTAGTTTTCCATGCGTGTTTCTGACTCTGAGCTACAGAATCTGGTGAAGCTCACTTCTGGGCTTCATCTGGCAACATCTTTATCCGTAGTGGGTATGGTTGACACTAGCCCAATGAAATGAATTAAAGTGGACCAATAGGGCTGAGCTCTCTGTGGGCTGGCAGTCCTGGAAGCCAGC
Proteins encoded in this region:
- the CAV1 gene encoding caveolin-1 isoform X1, giving the protein MSGGKYVDSEGHLYTVPIREQGNIYKPNNKAMADELSEKQVYDAHTKEIDLVNRDPKHLNDDVVKIDFEDVIAEPEGTHSFDGIWKASFTTFTVTKYWFYRLLSALFGIPMALIWGIYFAILSFLHIWAVVPCIKSFLIEIQCISRVYSIYVHTVCDPLFEAVGKIFSNVRINLQKEI
- the CAV1 gene encoding caveolin-1 isoform X2, translating into MADELSEKQVYDAHTKEIDLVNRDPKHLNDDVVKIDFEDVIAEPEGTHSFDGIWKASFTTFTVTKYWFYRLLSALFGIPMALIWGIYFAILSFLHIWAVVPCIKSFLIEIQCISRVYSIYVHTVCDPLFEAVGKIFSNVRINLQKEI